In Haematobia irritans isolate KBUSLIRL chromosome 1, ASM5000362v1, whole genome shotgun sequence, a genomic segment contains:
- the LOC142234003 gene encoding odorant receptor 13a-like, with the protein MIHMRISMPKIKNIMTVYADRIWINKESHPYIFQRCIGRMKPILYMSITISAGITLYIVMPIFVIVKDNLSLDSPNKPLPYHMLFPYDHQIPAYYFPTFLWCIYIGYILILQACAMDVIFSEFVSFTCGQFEILHGRMARLIPVCYEEWRKNCDGNTSAMGKENFNHLQRIYNRRLHDISIEHSELLRFCVDLENLYAFPLMANVLASSLVISFGGFQIVVNKF; encoded by the exons ATGATTCACATGAGAATTTCAATGCCAAAGATTAAGAATATAATGACTGTATATGCGGATAGAATAtggataaacaa AGAATCTCATCCATACATATTTCAACGGTGCATTGGGCGTATGAAGCCAATATTATATATGTCGATAACAATATCCGCTGGCATTACACTCTATATAGTAATgccaatttttgtgattgtgaAGGACAATCTATCACTGGATTCACCAAATAAACCGCTACCGTACCACATGCTATTTCCATACGATCATCAAATACCAGCTTACTATTTTCCTACTTTTTTGTGGTGTATCTATATTGGCTATATTCTCATCCTACAAGCTTGTGCTATGGATGTTATATTTTCGGAATTTGTAAGTTTTACTTGTGGTCAATTTGAAATTCTTCATGGTCGTATGGCACGTTTAATACCAGTTTGTTATGAAGAGTGGCGAAAAAATTGTGATGGCAACACTTCGGCAAtgggtaaagaaaattttaaccatcTCCAAAGGATTTACAACAGACGCTTGCATGATATATCCATAGAGCATAGCGAATTACTACG ctTCTGTGTAGACTTGGAAAACCTATATGCTTTTCCTTTGATGGCAAATGTGCTTGCTTCATCATTGGTTATTAGTTTTGGCGGCTTTCAAATTGTTGTG aataaattttaa